A single region of the Enterobacter cloacae complex sp. R_G8 genome encodes:
- the argF gene encoding ornithine carbamoyltransferase — protein sequence MTINLKNRNFLKLLDYTPAEIQYLIDLAIELKAAKKAGREKKTLVGKNIALIFEKTSTRTRCAFEVGAFDQGAQVTYLGPSGSQIGHKESMKDTARVLGRMYDGIEYRGYGQAIVEELGEYAGVPVWNGLTDEFHPTQILADLMTMLEHSPGKTLPELSFAYLGDARNNMGNSLMVGAAKMGMDIRLVAPKSFWPEAGLVEQCRAIAKETGARITLTDDVEEGVRGTDFLYTDVWVSMGEPKEAWAERVSLMKPYQINAQVMKATGNPNVKFMHCLPAFHNEHTKVGREIEMAYGLKGLEVTEEVFESPNSIVFDEAENRMHTIKAVMVATLGD from the coding sequence ATGACCATCAACCTGAAAAACCGCAACTTCCTCAAACTGCTGGACTACACCCCGGCAGAGATCCAGTACCTGATCGACCTCGCCATCGAGCTGAAGGCGGCCAAAAAAGCCGGGCGCGAGAAGAAAACCCTGGTCGGGAAAAACATCGCCCTGATTTTTGAAAAAACCTCCACCCGCACCCGCTGCGCCTTTGAAGTGGGCGCGTTTGACCAGGGCGCGCAGGTGACCTACCTCGGCCCAAGCGGATCGCAGATCGGCCATAAAGAGTCGATGAAAGACACCGCCCGCGTGCTGGGCCGCATGTATGACGGCATCGAATATCGCGGCTACGGCCAGGCCATCGTCGAAGAGCTGGGCGAATACGCGGGCGTACCGGTGTGGAACGGCCTGACCGACGAGTTCCACCCCACCCAAATCCTCGCCGACCTGATGACCATGCTGGAGCACTCGCCGGGCAAAACCCTGCCGGAGCTGAGCTTTGCCTATCTCGGCGACGCGCGCAACAACATGGGCAACTCCCTGATGGTCGGCGCAGCCAAGATGGGGATGGATATCCGCCTCGTCGCGCCGAAATCCTTCTGGCCGGAAGCGGGTCTGGTTGAGCAGTGCCGCGCCATCGCCAAAGAGACGGGCGCGCGCATCACGCTGACCGACGACGTGGAAGAAGGCGTGCGGGGGACCGATTTCCTCTACACCGACGTGTGGGTCTCCATGGGCGAGCCGAAGGAGGCCTGGGCCGAGCGCGTCAGCCTGATGAAGCCGTATCAGATTAACGCGCAGGTGATGAAAGCCACCGGCAACCCGAACGTCAAGTTCATGCACTGCCTGCCCGCGTTCCACAACGAGCACACCAAAGTGGGCCGCGAGATCGAGATGGCGTACGGGCTGAAGGGGCTGGAGGTGACGGAAGAGGTCTTCGAATCACCGAACTCCATCGTCTTCGACGAAGCAGAAAACCGCATGCACACCATTAAAGCGGTCATGGTGGCGACACTCGGCGACTAA
- a CDS encoding arginine repressor, with protein sequence MMDYEEYSPKEQLQLTVCQRLIAEKSYLSQEEIRRDLQERGFETISQSTVSRLLKLLGVIKIRNAKGLKIYSLNPLLRPAPDAARTVSEMVVSVEHNSEFILIHTVAGYGRAVARILDYHQLPEILGVVAGSSIVWVAPRVVKRTALVHKQINYLLRTH encoded by the coding sequence ATGATGGATTACGAAGAGTACTCTCCCAAAGAGCAACTGCAGCTTACGGTGTGCCAGCGTCTGATCGCGGAAAAGAGCTATCTCTCCCAGGAAGAGATTCGCCGCGATTTGCAGGAGCGTGGTTTTGAGACCATCAGCCAGTCCACCGTTTCACGTCTGCTCAAGTTGCTTGGTGTCATAAAAATTCGAAATGCCAAAGGGCTAAAGATTTATTCGTTGAATCCTCTTCTGCGCCCTGCCCCCGACGCCGCGCGTACCGTTTCCGAAATGGTGGTCAGCGTGGAGCATAATAGCGAATTTATCCTTATTCATACCGTGGCCGGATATGGCCGCGCGGTGGCGCGCATTCTGGATTATCACCAGTTACCGGAAATTTTAGGCGTGGTTGCCGGAAGCAGTATTGTCTGGGTCGCCCCCCGGGTGGTGAAGCGTACCGCGCTGGTGCATAAGCAAATTAATTATTTACTCAGAACGCATTAA
- a CDS encoding pyrBI operon leader peptide codes for MVKRVRHNVLPRLKSDAGLPFFFPLLNLFPEPLI; via the coding sequence ATGGTCAAGCGTGTTCGACATAACGTCTTACCGCGTCTGAAATCAGACGCTGGCCTGCCGTTTTTCTTCCCGTTGCTAAACCTATTCCCAGAGCCCCTCATTTGA
- a CDS encoding beta-N-acetylhexosaminidase: MLRYSLLTAGLLLGASAFAAPAGDLPLMPWPAKVERPTTQGALVLNNQLSVSVSGDDLGDAVNRLRQRIALQTGWTLQPQTDKPEKPTIRIAIAKKVKPQPLPDSDESYRLTVDANGVDISANTRFGALRAMETLLQLVQNGAENTSVPWVTIEDSPRFPWRGLLLDSARHFIPLADIKRQIDGMAAAKLNVLHWHLTDDQGWRFSSTRYPKLTQLASDGLFYTPEQMREIVRYAAARGIRVVPEIDMPGHASAIAVAYPALMSAPGPYEMERHWGVLKPVLDPTREATYAFADAMVSELAAIFPDPYLHIGGDEVDDSQWKANPAIQQFMRDHKLADSHALQAYFNRKLETILEKHHRQMVGWDEIYHPDLPKSILIQSWQGQDALGQVAQNGYKGILSTGFYLDQPQSTAYHYRNEIVPQALNGVDVIADTDSAQSWAFSMPRLKGKPVEGSFTLVKGESGWRGFIDFAGKSRRAVDNIAWRDDNQVTFTVDTWMGETRPVVSVDNDTLTGYFLVGNVRYPISGTRLDEVPKGTPPVVPDTANQASLIGGEAALWAENVVAPVLDIRLWPRTFAVAERLWSAQDVNDVDNMYTRLQAMDSWSTVSVGLQQHTQQQVQFTRLAGNADTLPLQILAQAVEPAQYYTRQHLKFQAGNYHQFEPLNRFADALNAESATVRQMNKWADRLVSDAEDTESADALRHVFNRWQSNTSDALALSENSYQLKAIKPVIQEVDKLASIGLRLTDLVARQGTLDDKEIASIQSELDNAAKVQDEVVIAAVYPLETLLRATRNQ, encoded by the coding sequence ATGTTACGGTACAGTCTCTTAACCGCCGGGCTGCTGCTCGGCGCGTCAGCGTTTGCCGCCCCGGCAGGCGATCTTCCCCTGATGCCCTGGCCTGCGAAGGTTGAACGCCCGACCACTCAGGGCGCGCTGGTGCTTAATAATCAACTCTCCGTAAGCGTCAGCGGAGACGATCTCGGTGACGCCGTTAACCGCCTGCGCCAGCGTATTGCCCTGCAAACCGGCTGGACGCTGCAGCCGCAGACCGACAAACCCGAAAAACCGACCATCCGCATTGCCATCGCCAAAAAAGTGAAGCCGCAGCCGCTGCCGGACAGCGACGAAAGCTACAGGCTGACGGTGGATGCCAACGGGGTGGATATCTCCGCCAACACCCGCTTCGGCGCGCTGCGCGCTATGGAAACGCTGCTCCAGCTGGTGCAAAACGGCGCGGAAAACACCTCTGTACCGTGGGTGACCATTGAAGATTCCCCGCGCTTCCCGTGGCGCGGGCTGCTGCTGGACTCGGCGCGCCACTTTATCCCGCTGGCGGATATCAAACGCCAGATCGACGGTATGGCCGCGGCAAAACTCAACGTGCTGCACTGGCATTTAACCGACGATCAGGGCTGGCGCTTCAGCTCAACGCGCTATCCTAAGCTGACCCAGCTTGCCAGCGACGGGCTGTTCTACACGCCGGAGCAGATGCGCGAGATTGTCCGCTATGCCGCCGCGCGCGGTATCCGCGTCGTGCCGGAGATCGATATGCCGGGCCACGCCTCGGCCATTGCCGTGGCCTACCCGGCGCTGATGAGCGCGCCGGGGCCGTACGAAATGGAGCGCCACTGGGGAGTCTTAAAGCCGGTGCTGGATCCGACCAGGGAGGCCACTTACGCCTTTGCTGACGCGATGGTCAGCGAACTGGCGGCGATCTTCCCCGATCCCTATCTGCACATCGGTGGCGATGAGGTGGACGACAGCCAGTGGAAAGCGAATCCGGCCATTCAGCAGTTTATGCGCGACCACAAGCTGGCGGACAGCCACGCGCTGCAGGCGTATTTCAACCGCAAGCTGGAAACGATCCTTGAGAAACACCACCGGCAGATGGTGGGCTGGGATGAGATCTACCATCCCGATCTGCCCAAAAGCATTCTGATCCAGTCCTGGCAGGGGCAGGACGCGCTGGGACAGGTGGCGCAGAACGGCTACAAAGGGATCCTCTCGACGGGCTTCTATCTCGATCAGCCGCAGTCCACCGCTTACCACTACCGCAATGAGATCGTGCCGCAGGCCTTAAACGGCGTGGACGTGATTGCCGACACTGACAGCGCCCAGAGCTGGGCCTTCTCCATGCCGCGTCTGAAAGGCAAGCCGGTCGAAGGCAGCTTCACGCTGGTGAAAGGGGAGTCCGGCTGGCGCGGATTTATTGATTTTGCCGGCAAGTCACGCCGCGCGGTGGATAACATTGCGTGGCGCGATGACAATCAGGTGACGTTTACCGTTGATACCTGGATGGGCGAAACGCGCCCGGTGGTGTCGGTTGATAACGATACGCTCACGGGGTATTTCCTGGTGGGGAACGTCCGCTACCCGATCAGCGGCACGCGTCTGGATGAGGTCCCCAAAGGCACCCCGCCGGTAGTGCCGGATACCGCAAATCAGGCCAGCCTCATCGGCGGCGAAGCCGCGCTGTGGGCGGAAAACGTGGTCGCGCCGGTGCTGGATATCCGCCTGTGGCCGCGTACCTTTGCGGTGGCGGAGCGCCTGTGGTCCGCGCAGGACGTCAACGATGTCGACAACATGTACACCCGCCTGCAGGCGATGGACAGCTGGTCGACGGTCTCGGTCGGGCTGCAGCAGCACACCCAGCAGCAGGTGCAGTTCACGCGCCTTGCCGGGAATGCCGATACGCTGCCGCTGCAAATCCTCGCCCAGGCGGTGGAGCCTGCGCAGTATTACACTCGTCAGCATCTCAAATTCCAGGCCGGAAACTACCATCAGTTTGAGCCGCTCAACCGCTTCGCGGATGCGCTGAACGCCGAAAGCGCCACCGTGCGCCAGATGAACAAATGGGCCGACCGTCTGGTGAGCGACGCCGAGGATACCGAAAGTGCCGACGCGCTGCGCCATGTGTTTAACCGCTGGCAGAGCAATACCAGCGACGCGCTGGCACTGAGTGAAAACAGCTATCAGCTGAAGGCGATCAAGCCGGTGATTCAGGAGGTGGATAAGCTGGCCTCGATTGGCCTGAGGCTCACCGATCTGGTGGCGCGTCAGGGCACGCTGGACGATAAAGAGATCGCCTCGATTCAGAGTGAGCTGGATAACGCGGCGAAGGTTCAGGACGAAGTGGTGATTGCGGCGGTGTACCCGCTGGAGACGCTGCTGCGCGCGACGCGGAATCAGTAA
- the pyrI gene encoding aspartate carbamoyltransferase regulatory subunit — MTHDNKLQVEAIKRGTVIDHIPAQVGFKLLTLFKLTETDQRITIGLNLPSGEMGRKDLIKIENTFLTDEQVNQLSLYAPDATVNRIDDYDVVGKSRPSLPERIESVLVCPNSNCISHAEPVSSSFAVKKRADDIALKCKYCEKEFSHYVVLAN, encoded by the coding sequence ATGACACACGATAACAAACTCCAGGTTGAAGCCATCAAACGTGGCACCGTGATTGACCACATCCCTGCGCAGGTCGGTTTTAAGCTGCTGACGCTGTTCAAACTGACCGAAACCGACCAGCGCATCACCATTGGCCTGAACCTGCCGTCAGGCGAAATGGGCCGCAAGGACCTGATCAAGATCGAGAATACCTTCCTGACCGACGAGCAGGTTAACCAGCTGTCGCTTTACGCGCCGGACGCCACAGTGAACCGCATCGACGATTACGACGTGGTGGGTAAATCACGCCCAAGCCTGCCGGAGCGGATTGAGAGCGTGCTGGTTTGCCCGAACAGCAACTGCATCAGCCACGCGGAGCCGGTTTCCTCCAGTTTCGCAGTGAAAAAACGCGCCGATGACATCGCACTCAAATGCAAATACTGCGAAAAAGAGTTTTCTCATTATGTGGTGCTGGCCAACTAA
- the ridA gene encoding 2-iminobutanoate/2-iminopropanoate deaminase, with the protein MTKVLATENAPAAIGPYVQGVDLGSMIITSGQIPVNPKTGEVPADVAAQARQSLENVQAIVESAGLKVGDIVKTTVFVKDLNDFATVNATYEAFFTEHNASFPARSCVEVARLPKDVKIEIEAIAVRR; encoded by the coding sequence ATGACCAAAGTACTCGCGACGGAAAATGCACCAGCGGCTATCGGCCCATACGTTCAGGGCGTTGATCTGGGTAGCATGATTATTACCTCTGGCCAGATCCCGGTGAACCCGAAGACCGGTGAAGTGCCAGCCGACGTAGCGGCGCAGGCGCGTCAGTCGCTGGAAAACGTGCAGGCGATCGTGGAATCCGCAGGCCTGAAAGTGGGCGACATCGTGAAAACCACCGTTTTCGTGAAAGATCTGAACGATTTCGCCACCGTTAACGCCACTTACGAAGCGTTCTTCACCGAGCATAACGCCTCTTTCCCGGCGCGCTCCTGCGTGGAAGTGGCTCGTCTGCCAAAAGACGTGAAAATTGAAATCGAAGCGATTGCCGTACGTCGCTGA
- the gbpA gene encoding N-acetylglucosamine-binding protein GbpA, whose amino-acid sequence MKLSKIALAMATLTVASSALAHGYIESPASRAYMCKLGQNIDCGSVQYEPQSVEKTSGFPGGAMPPDGQLASAGIANYSQLDKQSLNAWTKSPMTAGPHEFVWYHTAPHKTTNWRYYITKQNWDPNKPLTRDQFELTPFCTVNGNGQAPAMRKAMTCNVPARTGYQVIYGVWEIADTSNSFYQAIDVDFGNGGNVTPDDGAGIESEWSKVLSGQIAGNNLNVGDKVIARFFDAHGEVTSLRTEMTIATAAQADANQWSYDLAQKINTAHQDIRVGVKDEGGEISPVHGANSVFVKEGSALQSVAISYEEQKEEVNETIAVSNLHYSKIENGNATVTFHVNTHGNVDFEAHVMNHHGAEKGYLKQEMNNANQDVTLTLTGVEAGHHMLKYYATNKDGTLFAQDVLNLMLEEEAAADNSTGQHDYIFPDNIASYKAGTVVLQPKDGKTYQCKPFPYSGYCVQWSKYATQFEPGTGSHWKEAWVLKH is encoded by the coding sequence ATGAAATTATCAAAGATTGCCCTTGCGATGGCGACCCTGACCGTTGCTTCATCCGCTTTAGCGCACGGATATATTGAATCCCCTGCCAGCCGCGCTTATATGTGCAAGCTCGGTCAAAACATTGACTGTGGCTCCGTTCAGTATGAACCGCAGAGTGTGGAGAAAACCTCCGGCTTCCCGGGCGGTGCGATGCCGCCAGACGGCCAGCTTGCCAGCGCGGGGATTGCGAATTACTCCCAGCTGGATAAACAGAGCCTGAACGCGTGGACGAAAAGCCCCATGACTGCCGGCCCACATGAGTTTGTCTGGTATCACACCGCGCCGCACAAAACCACCAACTGGCGTTACTACATCACCAAACAAAACTGGGATCCGAATAAACCCCTGACCCGCGATCAGTTTGAATTAACCCCGTTCTGTACCGTGAATGGAAATGGCCAGGCCCCCGCGATGCGGAAAGCCATGACCTGTAATGTACCTGCGCGAACGGGTTACCAAGTGATTTATGGCGTCTGGGAAATAGCGGATACCTCGAACAGTTTCTACCAGGCCATTGACGTTGATTTCGGTAACGGCGGCAATGTTACCCCGGATGACGGTGCCGGCATTGAATCAGAGTGGAGCAAAGTCCTCAGCGGCCAGATTGCGGGAAATAACCTGAACGTCGGCGATAAGGTCATTGCTCGCTTCTTCGATGCGCACGGTGAAGTGACGTCCCTGCGCACGGAAATGACGATCGCCACGGCCGCGCAGGCGGATGCCAACCAGTGGTCGTACGATCTGGCGCAGAAAATTAACACCGCGCACCAGGACATTCGCGTCGGGGTGAAGGATGAGGGTGGCGAGATTAGCCCGGTCCATGGCGCGAACAGCGTATTCGTCAAAGAGGGCAGCGCCCTGCAGTCCGTTGCGATTTCGTACGAAGAGCAGAAGGAGGAGGTCAACGAAACCATCGCCGTCAGCAATTTGCACTACAGCAAAATCGAGAACGGCAATGCGACCGTCACCTTCCATGTGAATACCCACGGTAACGTCGATTTCGAAGCCCACGTCATGAACCATCACGGGGCGGAAAAAGGGTATCTGAAGCAGGAGATGAACAACGCTAATCAGGACGTCACCCTGACGCTGACCGGCGTTGAGGCGGGTCACCACATGCTGAAGTACTACGCCACCAATAAAGACGGCACGCTGTTTGCGCAGGATGTGCTGAACCTGATGCTGGAAGAGGAAGCCGCGGCGGACAACAGCACCGGTCAGCATGACTACATCTTCCCGGATAACATCGCGTCGTACAAAGCGGGCACCGTGGTGCTGCAGCCAAAAGACGGTAAGACCTACCAGTGTAAGCCTTTCCCGTACAGCGGCTACTGCGTGCAGTGGAGCAAGTATGCGACCCAGTTTGAGCCGGGCACAGGTTCACACTGGAAAGAGGCGTGGGTGCTTAAGCACTGA
- the pyrB gene encoding aspartate carbamoyltransferase encodes MNPLYQKHIISINDLSREELELVLETAAKLKANPQPELLKHKVIASCFFEASTRTRLSFETSMHRLGASVVGFSDSSNTSLGKKGETLADTISVISTYVDAIVMRHPQEGAARLATEFSGGIPVLNAGDGANQHPTQTLLDLFTIQETQGRLENLNIAMVGDLKYGRTVHSLTQALAKFNGNRFFFIAPDALAMPQYILDMLDEKGIPWSLHASIEEVMGNVDILYMTRVQKERLDPSEYANVKAQFVLRASDLEGARDNMKVLHPLPRIDEITTDVDKTPHAWYFQQAGNGIFARQALLALVLNRELAL; translated from the coding sequence ATGAATCCGCTTTATCAAAAACACATCATTTCCATAAACGACCTCAGCCGCGAAGAGCTGGAACTGGTTCTGGAAACCGCGGCAAAACTGAAGGCCAATCCGCAACCGGAGCTGCTGAAGCACAAGGTGATTGCGAGCTGCTTCTTTGAAGCCTCGACCCGCACCCGCCTCTCCTTTGAAACCTCCATGCACCGCCTGGGCGCGAGCGTGGTAGGCTTCTCAGACAGCAGCAACACGTCGCTGGGTAAAAAAGGCGAAACCCTGGCGGACACCATTTCAGTGATCAGCACCTACGTTGACGCGATTGTAATGCGTCACCCGCAGGAGGGCGCAGCCCGTCTGGCGACCGAGTTCTCCGGCGGTATTCCGGTGCTGAACGCCGGTGACGGCGCCAACCAGCATCCAACGCAAACCCTGCTGGATCTGTTCACCATTCAGGAGACCCAGGGCCGTCTGGAAAACCTGAACATCGCCATGGTCGGCGACCTGAAATATGGCCGCACGGTTCACTCCCTGACCCAGGCGCTGGCGAAATTCAACGGCAACCGCTTCTTCTTCATCGCCCCGGACGCGCTGGCGATGCCGCAGTACATCCTCGACATGCTGGACGAAAAAGGCATCCCGTGGAGCCTGCACGCCAGCATCGAAGAGGTGATGGGCAACGTGGATATTCTGTATATGACCCGCGTGCAGAAAGAGCGTCTGGATCCGTCCGAGTACGCCAACGTGAAGGCGCAGTTTGTGCTGCGCGCCAGCGACCTCGAGGGCGCGCGCGACAACATGAAGGTGCTGCACCCGCTGCCACGCATCGATGAGATCACCACAGACGTGGATAAAACGCCGCACGCCTGGTACTTCCAGCAGGCCGGAAACGGCATCTTCGCCCGCCAGGCGTTACTGGCACTGGTTCTGAATCGCGAATTGGCTCTGTAA
- a CDS encoding YfcC family protein — MGKFKFPSAYTILFFLIAVVAVLTWIVPAGQYHMAMNEALGKDVPVAGTYAHVAAHPQGLVSVLMAPIAGLYDPESGQAGAIDVALFILIIGGFLGIVTKTGAIDAGIERVTTRLRGREEWMIPILMALFAAGGTIYGMAEESLPFYTLLVPVMLAARFDPVVAASTVLLGAGIGTLGSTINPFATVIAANAAGIPFTNGIALRVALLVIGWIICVAWVMRYARKVRQDPSLSIVADKQEENRAHFLGNKGEQSLEFTPVRKIILVIFALAFAVMIYGVAVLGWWMAEISAVFLASAIIVGLIARMSEEELTSTFINGARDLLGVALIIGIARGIVVIMDKGMITHTILHSAEGLVSGLSTVAFINVMYWLEVVLSFLVPSSSGLAVLTMPIMAPLADFANVNRDLVVTAYQSASGIVNLVTPTSAVVMGGLAIARVPYVRYLKWVAPLLAILTVVIMVALSLGAVL, encoded by the coding sequence ATGGGCAAGTTTAAGTTTCCCTCAGCTTACACCATTCTCTTTTTTCTGATTGCCGTCGTGGCCGTGCTGACGTGGATTGTGCCGGCCGGGCAGTACCATATGGCAATGAACGAGGCGCTCGGCAAGGATGTGCCGGTTGCCGGAACCTACGCGCACGTGGCGGCCCACCCGCAGGGGCTGGTTTCCGTCCTGATGGCTCCCATTGCCGGGCTGTACGATCCGGAGTCCGGCCAGGCCGGGGCGATCGACGTAGCGCTGTTTATCCTGATCATCGGGGGATTTCTCGGGATCGTCACCAAAACCGGGGCGATCGACGCCGGGATCGAGCGCGTCACCACGCGATTACGCGGGCGTGAAGAGTGGATGATCCCGATCCTGATGGCGCTGTTCGCCGCAGGCGGCACCATCTACGGCATGGCCGAAGAGTCACTGCCGTTCTACACCCTGCTGGTGCCGGTAATGCTTGCCGCCCGTTTTGATCCGGTTGTCGCGGCCTCCACCGTGCTGCTCGGCGCGGGGATCGGCACACTCGGCTCCACCATCAACCCCTTCGCCACGGTGATCGCCGCCAACGCCGCCGGGATCCCCTTCACCAACGGTATCGCCCTGCGCGTGGCGCTGCTGGTCATCGGCTGGATCATCTGCGTGGCGTGGGTAATGCGTTACGCCCGTAAGGTGCGCCAGGATCCGTCTCTCTCCATCGTCGCAGACAAACAGGAAGAGAACCGCGCCCATTTCCTTGGCAACAAGGGGGAACAGTCGCTGGAATTTACCCCGGTGCGCAAAATCATCCTGGTCATTTTCGCCCTCGCCTTCGCGGTGATGATTTACGGCGTGGCGGTGCTGGGCTGGTGGATGGCGGAGATCTCGGCGGTGTTTCTCGCCAGTGCCATTATCGTCGGCCTGATCGCCCGCATGAGTGAAGAGGAGCTGACCTCGACGTTTATCAACGGCGCACGAGATTTGCTGGGCGTCGCGCTGATTATCGGCATTGCCCGCGGTATCGTAGTCATCATGGATAAGGGCATGATTACCCACACCATTTTACACAGCGCGGAAGGGCTGGTCAGCGGGTTGTCCACGGTGGCGTTTATCAACGTGATGTACTGGCTGGAGGTGGTGCTGTCGTTTCTTGTGCCTTCTTCATCCGGCCTGGCCGTTCTGACGATGCCGATCATGGCACCGCTTGCCGATTTCGCTAACGTCAACCGCGACCTGGTAGTCACGGCTTACCAGTCAGCCTCCGGTATCGTTAACCTGGTGACGCCCACCTCTGCGGTGGTTATGGGCGGGCTGGCTATCGCCCGCGTGCCCTACGTGCGCTACCTGAAATGGGTGGCGCCGCTGCTGGCGATCCTGACGGTGGTGATCATGGTGGCGTTAAGCCTGGGGGCAGTGTTGTAA